GATGCAGGGGCATCCGATTCATATTGATAAGCCTTTGACAGTAAAAGAGGCTGCCTCCTATTTATGCCTTTCAAAAAGCAGGTTGTATCATCTAACCTCAGAACGGGCAGTGCCCTTTTTCAAGCGTGGACAAGCCATTTTATTTCGTAAAGAGGACTTGGAATCCAAACGTCAAAATTCAGCAG
The DNA window shown above is from Bacteroidota bacterium and carries:
- a CDS encoding helix-turn-helix domain-containing protein, with protein sequence MAANPFNELSEKLDTLSQQVAEINRKMQGHPIHIDKPLTVKEAASYLCLSKSRLYHLTSERAVPFFKRGQAILFRKEDLESKRQNSADEIRQEAKKYKER